A single window of Vigna unguiculata cultivar IT97K-499-35 chromosome 1, ASM411807v1, whole genome shotgun sequence DNA harbors:
- the LOC114165126 gene encoding MLP-like protein 28 encodes MAHSQVQKMETEVHIKASADKFYDVFCNKPYHIANISPQNIQSVQIHNGNWGTEGSILTRNYMIDGKTYVEKEMVEGIDKENKKLSFKVIEGDLMGHYKTFKSNLQVIPKEKGSVVHWTMEFEKHQNNIPDPHTTLQLATEVTKDIDSYLTQDHK; translated from the exons ATGGCACACTCTCAAGTTCAAAAGATGGAAACTGAGGTTCATATCAAAGCTTCTGCTGATAAGTTCTATGATGTTTTCTGCAACAAGCCATACCATATTGCCAACATTTCACCTCAGAACATACAGTCTGTTCAAATTCATAATGGAAATTGGGGCACCGAGGGATCCATCCTCACCCGGAATTACATGATTG ATGGAAAGACTTATGTGGAGAAGGAGATGGTTGAAGGCATAGATAAGGAAAACAAGAAATTGAGCTTCAAAGTTATAGAGGGTGACCTTATGGGACATTACAAGACCTTCAAATCTAATTTGCAAGTTATTCCAAAGGAAAAGGGTAGTGTGGTGCACTGGACAATGGAGTTTGAGAAACACCAAAACAACATTCCTGATCCTCACACCACGTTGCAACTGGCAACTGAAGTCACCAAAGACATTGATTCCTACCTTACTCAGGATCACAAATAA
- the LOC114182066 gene encoding MLP-like protein 34 — protein sequence MACSQIQKLESEVSMNASAEKFYDILCNKTHQLPKISPQNLLSVQIHKGQWGTQGSIISWNYLHEGKVSVVKEMVEDIDKEKKKISFRVIEGELLQHYKSFKIMIQLTPKQKGSTVHCVFEYQKQKDHIPDPHAILQITLDINNKINAYLTHNHNTDMAYSQVQKIESEVDIKTSADKLYDVFCNRPHYIATISPQKVQSVQIQNGEWGTEGSVITWNYVHEGKICVAKEIVEDIDKENKKLSFNVVEGDLLGHYKTFKANLQATPKGKGSVIQWTIEFEKQHNHIPDPHAMLQLGIQLTKDIDSYLTKDHN from the exons ATGGCATGTTCTCAAATTCAAAAGCTGGAAAGTGAGGTGAGTATGAATGCTTCTGCTGAGAAATTCTATGATATTCTATGCAACAAGACACACCAACTTCCCAAAATTTCCCCTCAAAATTTACTCTCTGTTCAAATTCATAAAGGCCAATGGGGTACTCAGGGATCTATCATATCCTGGAATTATTTACATG AGGGGAAAGTTAGTGTGGTGAAGGAGATGGTTGAAGACATTgacaaggaaaagaagaaaataagctTTAGGGTTATTGAGGGAGAACTGCTGCAACATTACAAGAGCTTCAAGATTATGATACAACTTACTCCAAAACAAAAAGGAAGCACAGTGCATTGTGTGTTTGAATATCAGAAACAGAAAGATCACATTCCTGATCCTCATGCCATATTGCAGATAACACTTGacatcaacaacaaaattaatgCATACCTCACTCACAACCACAAC ACAGATATGGCATACTCGCAGGTTCAAAAGATAGAAAGTGAGGTTGATATCAAAACTTCTGCTGATAAGTTGTATGATGTTTTCTGCAACAGGCCACACTATATTGCCACCATTTCACCTCAGAAAGTACAGTCTGTTCAAATTCAGAATGGAGAATGGGGCACTGAGGGATCCGTCATCACCTGGAATTACGTGCATG AAGGAAAGATTTGTGTAGCGAAGGAGATAGTTGAAGACATAGATAAGGAAAACAAGAAACTGAGCTTCAATGTTGTAGAGGGTGACCTTTTGGGACACTACAAGACCTTCAAAGCTAATTTGCAAGCTACTCCAAAGGGAAAGGGTAGTGTGATCCAATGGACAATAGAGTTTGAGAAACAACATAACCACATTCCTGATCCTCACGCCATGTTGCAACTCGGAATTCAACTCACCAAAGACATTGATTCTTACCTTACTAAGGATCACAACTAA